In Sphingomonas crocodyli, a genomic segment contains:
- a CDS encoding cytochrome P450 produces the protein MATNTDDRRFAELFDVRREAQGMSNVADTDFNPLMNALRERGPVLKGSLRELLGLGGDSRYDTDLPGYTALSFAACDRAFRENLLFSSEGYNDMPAVRKLGHVVLNKIGEPHKRMRAAAQSMFIKPAATGWWRRNWIDDAVKGLVDRLEGRERADLNIDLCARLPLQVVSLGVGLEGDEALVFREQLLKSIGNHEATPVERAEAAAAVDATLRGLVLDRRASPRDDVVSGLAKADFKEVDGTTRKLIDDEVLGFSRHILLAGGGTTWRQLGITIHALLDAPELWAAARADRALIYDAIEEAARWNATGPTFPRLVTEDVELDGVFIPANSRIDICLGAGNRDPKRWDDPDRFDPFRKKQAHLGFGMGPHLCIGQHVAREMMAGAINALMDSFPEIRLDRDAPPPRLTGGLEQRGYSSIPVVLA, from the coding sequence ATGGCCACCAACACCGACGATCGGCGCTTCGCCGAACTGTTTGACGTGCGGCGTGAGGCTCAGGGGATGAGCAACGTCGCCGACACCGATTTCAACCCGCTGATGAACGCCTTGCGCGAGCGCGGGCCGGTGCTGAAAGGGAGTTTGCGCGAGCTGCTGGGTCTCGGCGGGGACAGCCGTTACGACACCGACCTGCCGGGCTACACCGCGCTCAGCTTCGCCGCGTGCGACCGCGCCTTCCGCGAGAATCTGCTGTTCAGCTCGGAAGGCTATAACGACATGCCCGCCGTGCGGAAGCTGGGCCATGTCGTGCTCAACAAGATCGGCGAACCGCACAAGCGCATGCGCGCGGCGGCCCAATCGATGTTCATCAAGCCGGCCGCGACCGGATGGTGGCGGCGCAACTGGATCGACGATGCGGTGAAGGGGCTGGTCGATCGGCTGGAGGGCCGCGAGCGCGCCGACCTGAACATCGATCTGTGCGCGCGCCTGCCGCTGCAGGTCGTGTCGCTGGGCGTCGGGCTGGAGGGCGACGAGGCTTTGGTCTTCCGCGAACAGTTGCTCAAATCGATCGGCAATCACGAGGCGACGCCGGTCGAGCGGGCGGAGGCGGCCGCGGCAGTCGATGCGACCTTGCGCGGGCTGGTGCTCGATCGGCGCGCCTCCCCACGCGACGACGTCGTCTCGGGTCTCGCCAAGGCCGATTTCAAGGAGGTTGACGGCACGACCCGCAAGCTGATCGACGATGAGGTGCTGGGCTTTTCGCGCCATATCCTGCTGGCGGGCGGCGGCACGACGTGGCGGCAGCTGGGCATTACGATCCACGCTCTGCTCGACGCACCCGAATTGTGGGCGGCGGCGCGCGCCGATCGTGCGCTGATCTACGACGCGATCGAGGAGGCCGCGCGCTGGAACGCGACCGGGCCGACCTTCCCGCGCCTCGTGACCGAGGATGTCGAGCTGGACGGCGTGTTCATCCCCGCAAACTCGCGGATCGACATCTGCCTGGGCGCGGGCAATCGCGATCCGAAGCGCTGGGACGATCCCGACCGCTTCGATCCGTTCCGCAAGAAGCAGGCGCATCTCGGCTTCGGCATGGGGCCGCATCTGTGCATCGGGCAGCATGTCGCGCGCGAGATGATGGCAGGCGCGATCAATGCGCTGATGGACAGCTTCCCGGAGATACGCCTCGACCGCGACGCCCCGCCCCCGCGCTTGACGGGCGGACTGGAGCAGCGCGGTTATTCGTCGATCCCGGTGGTTCTGGCCTAA
- a CDS encoding hemolysin family protein, translating into MPDDSSSAADSGGRFWRSLRSLFGQEPEPSLRDQIEEAIEEHEGETAEEDDLSQAERDMLRNILHFGERNVGDVGVPRSSIVAVPETIGFAELVQRFADAEHSRLPVYRDNLDHVIGMVHVKDVFRIIATGAPAPDTIAALIRQPRYVPSSMRIIDLLAEMREARTHLAIVLNEYSGTDGLVTIEDLVEEIVGKIEDEHDEAEEELLIALGDSIWQADARAELHDVAKLIDPRLAEIDDDVETLGGLASSLAGHVPQPGEMVEHPSGWRLEIADADERRVKRLLLHPPVEEPEPQD; encoded by the coding sequence ATGCCGGACGACAGTAGTAGCGCCGCTGACAGCGGCGGACGATTTTGGCGCAGCCTGCGCTCGCTCTTCGGACAGGAGCCAGAGCCCAGCCTGCGCGATCAGATCGAAGAAGCGATCGAGGAGCATGAAGGCGAAACGGCCGAGGAGGACGATCTGTCCCAGGCCGAGCGCGACATGCTCCGCAACATCCTGCATTTCGGTGAGCGCAATGTCGGCGATGTCGGCGTGCCGCGCAGTTCGATCGTGGCGGTGCCCGAAACGATCGGCTTCGCAGAACTCGTGCAGCGTTTCGCCGATGCCGAACATAGCCGCCTGCCCGTCTATCGCGACAATCTGGATCATGTGATCGGCATGGTCCACGTGAAGGACGTGTTCCGCATCATCGCGACCGGCGCGCCCGCGCCCGATACGATCGCGGCGCTGATCCGCCAGCCGCGCTACGTCCCCTCGTCCATGCGGATCATCGATCTGCTGGCCGAAATGCGTGAGGCGCGCACGCACTTGGCGATCGTGCTCAACGAATATAGCGGCACCGACGGCCTCGTCACGATCGAGGATCTGGTCGAAGAGATCGTCGGCAAGATCGAGGACGAGCATGACGAGGCGGAAGAGGAACTCCTCATCGCGCTCGGCGATTCGATCTGGCAGGCCGATGCCCGCGCCGAACTGCACGACGTCGCCAAGCTGATCGATCCGCGCCTGGCCGAAATCGACGACGATGTCGAAACGCTGGGCGGTCTCGCCTCTTCGCTCGCCGGCCATGTGCCGCAGCCGGGCGAGATGGTGGAGCATCCCAGCGGCTGGCGCCTCGAAATCGCCGATGCCGACGAACGCCGCGTGAAGCGCCTGCTGCTGCACCCACCGGTCGAGGAGCCCGAGCCGCAGGATTGA
- a CDS encoding sigma-70 family RNA polymerase sigma factor, which yields MVRRVAFDIVQHLAALRRYARSLTRDVSAADDLVQQAMLNALEKRERFDPSRPLKPWLLAIVHNEFVSRIRRRAAEQRSLAEIEDAVPAVDEGGPELNLFLREVADRFAALPDPQREVLHLVAIEGLGYREAADVLGLPIGTVMSRLSRARAALREPLEGKPGLRLVVGGRD from the coding sequence ATGGTTCGGAGAGTTGCGTTCGATATAGTCCAGCATCTGGCGGCTTTGCGCCGCTATGCGCGCTCGCTTACCCGCGATGTTTCGGCGGCGGACGATCTGGTGCAGCAGGCGATGCTCAACGCGCTGGAAAAGCGCGAACGCTTCGATCCGTCGCGCCCGCTCAAGCCCTGGCTGCTCGCGATCGTCCATAACGAGTTCGTCAGCCGCATCCGCCGCCGCGCCGCCGAGCAGCGCAGCCTGGCCGAGATCGAGGATGCGGTGCCGGCCGTCGACGAAGGTGGCCCCGAACTCAACCTGTTCCTGCGCGAAGTGGCCGATCGGTTCGCCGCGCTGCCCGATCCGCAGCGCGAGGTGCTGCACCTCGTCGCGATCGAGGGGCTGGGCTATCGCGAGGCGGCCGACGTGTTGGGCCTGCCGATCGGAACGGTGATGTCGCGCCTGTCGCGCGCCCGCGCCGCGCTGCGCGAACCGCTGGAGGGCAAGCCGGGATTGCGGCTTGTGGTGGGCGGCCGTGACTGA
- a CDS encoding response regulator, with amino-acid sequence MLVVCVDDDLLVRQVTSDMIRHLDHKVLEAPDAVSALDLIACVPDRIDILLTDVRMPGMNGVSLANAVRTRHPEIGIIYMTGYAGEFDLTGPVLEKPCTLGDLERMLDKVRH; translated from the coding sequence ATGTTGGTGGTGTGCGTAGACGATGATCTGCTCGTCCGGCAGGTGACGAGCGATATGATCCGCCATCTGGATCACAAGGTTCTGGAGGCGCCCGATGCGGTTTCGGCGCTCGATCTGATCGCCTGCGTTCCCGATCGCATCGATATCCTGCTCACCGATGTGCGCATGCCCGGCATGAACGGCGTCTCGCTCGCCAATGCTGTACGCACCCGTCATCCCGAAATCGGGATCATCTACATGACGGGCTATGCTGGCGAATTCGATCTGACCGGCCCGGTCCTCGAAAAGCCGTGCACCCTTGGCGATCTCGAAAGGATGCTGGACAAGGTTCGGCACTGA
- a CDS encoding DUF899 family protein: protein MDRPTLKPAKELARLRTPISGESADYAQAREALLAEEIEFRRHMTRLAEQRQALPPGPIVDKDYRFRDENGAEVGLADLFGAHDTLITYFWMYGPQRARPCPMCTNWLGSVNGNAADVKQRAALKILGRSPVERQKAFAAERGWRDLDFVETIGDDYANAFGLLTPEGDEYPALIVYRKDGDAVRIFYGADMPAEAADPGQDPRTAPDIAALWNLLDLTPEGRGDDWYPKLNYE, encoded by the coding sequence ATGGACCGTCCGACATTGAAGCCCGCCAAGGAACTCGCGCGCCTGCGCACGCCGATCTCCGGCGAGAGCGCCGACTATGCGCAGGCCCGCGAAGCTCTGCTGGCCGAGGAAATCGAATTCCGCCGGCATATGACCCGGCTGGCCGAACAGCGGCAGGCGCTGCCGCCCGGGCCGATCGTGGACAAGGACTATCGCTTCCGCGACGAAAATGGCGCCGAGGTCGGGCTGGCCGATCTGTTCGGTGCGCACGATACGCTGATCACCTATTTCTGGATGTACGGCCCGCAGCGCGCGCGGCCGTGCCCGATGTGTACCAATTGGCTGGGCAGCGTGAACGGCAATGCCGCCGACGTGAAGCAGCGCGCCGCGCTCAAGATCCTCGGTCGCAGCCCGGTCGAACGGCAAAAGGCGTTCGCGGCCGAACGCGGCTGGCGCGATCTCGATTTCGTCGAGACGATTGGGGACGATTATGCGAACGCGTTCGGCCTGCTGACGCCGGAAGGCGACGAATATCCCGCGCTGATCGTCTATCGAAAGGATGGGGATGCGGTTCGCATCTTCTATGGCGCGGACATGCCCGCCGAGGCCGCCGATCCGGGCCAGGATCCGCGCACCGCGCCCGATATCGCCGCGCTCTGGAACCTGCTCGATCTCACGCCTGAGGGGCGCGGAGACGATTGGTATCCAAAGTTGAACTATGAGTGA
- a CDS encoding phosphotransferase, with the protein MEGTAEARIVAWIEAHLGRVIRIERQPRWRPAWFVDVDHDGALLPLYVRGDREGMEGSVPVSLEAGILERLEAAGVPVPHVYGMIDEASAVVMDRLPGRANLATADSDAARGAIMDHYMDVLAVIHARDTAEFTPLGFPVPADAEALALVNFERFERRYRPTKRRPEPLLEFGIQWLHRNVPRHRYDPRFILGDPAQFMFEGDRLTGLLDVELAHIGDIAHDLAGLRLRTIPEPLGDIGRALRRYEAASGQPLDRVAIEFHTAQFSLATPMSLVGELHAPRAVPETLQYLEWFHQYALTGIEAIAAIIGVDLPPVTLPEPAPGRHAGIADALPDTIGDLTAGDADAAYRRDATARTARFAQRAAIFGPGIEAANLDDIAAMTGVRHPDWQSGDAALEAFVLAAGPDRDAALVALFHARTMRQMLLLEPVLNRTSRIEHLIPLAELLD; encoded by the coding sequence ATGGAGGGGACGGCCGAGGCGCGGATCGTCGCGTGGATCGAGGCGCATCTGGGGCGCGTGATCCGGATCGAGCGCCAGCCGCGCTGGCGGCCCGCCTGGTTCGTCGATGTCGATCACGATGGCGCGCTGCTGCCGCTCTATGTGCGCGGCGATCGGGAGGGGATGGAGGGCAGCGTGCCCGTCTCGCTCGAAGCCGGCATCCTCGAACGACTGGAGGCGGCGGGCGTGCCGGTGCCGCATGTCTATGGGATGATCGATGAAGCGAGCGCGGTGGTGATGGATCGCCTGCCCGGTCGCGCCAATCTGGCCACCGCCGACAGCGATGCGGCGCGCGGGGCGATCATGGATCATTATATGGACGTGCTGGCGGTCATCCATGCGCGCGACACGGCCGAGTTCACGCCCCTGGGCTTTCCGGTACCGGCCGATGCCGAGGCGCTGGCGCTCGTCAATTTCGAACGGTTCGAGCGACGCTATCGACCGACGAAGCGAAGGCCCGAGCCGCTGCTGGAGTTCGGCATCCAGTGGCTGCACCGCAACGTGCCACGCCACCGCTACGATCCGCGCTTCATTCTGGGCGATCCGGCGCAGTTCATGTTCGAAGGCGATCGACTGACCGGGCTGCTCGACGTCGAACTCGCGCATATCGGCGATATCGCGCACGATCTGGCGGGGTTGCGGTTGCGCACGATCCCCGAGCCGCTGGGCGATATCGGCCGCGCGCTGCGCCGTTATGAGGCGGCGAGCGGGCAGCCGCTCGATAGGGTGGCGATCGAATTCCACACCGCCCAATTCTCGCTCGCGACCCCGATGTCGCTGGTCGGCGAACTCCACGCCCCGCGCGCCGTGCCCGAGACGCTGCAATATCTGGAATGGTTTCATCAATATGCGCTGACGGGAATCGAGGCGATTGCGGCGATCATCGGGGTCGATCTGCCCCCGGTGACGCTGCCCGAACCCGCGCCGGGGCGCCATGCCGGGATCGCCGACGCGCTGCCGGACACGATCGGCGATCTTACGGCGGGTGATGCCGATGCGGCCTATCGGCGCGACGCGACCGCGCGCACCGCCCGCTTCGCGCAACGCGCGGCGATCTTCGGGCCGGGAATCGAGGCTGCGAACCTGGACGATATCGCCGCGATGACCGGCGTTCGCCATCCCGACTGGCAAAGCGGGGACGCCGCGCTCGAAGCCTTCGTGCTGGCGGCGGGGCCGGATCGGGATGCGGCGCTGGTCGCCTTGTTCCATGCCCGCACGATGCGGCAGATGCTGCTGCTCGAACCCGTCCTCAACCGCACCAGCCGGATCGAGCATCTGATCCCGCTGGCCGAGTTGCTCGACTGA
- a CDS encoding acyltransferase, translating to MSNRIGGTLRKLQRSYLIPKSIRTRMLRMAGIDINDAIVSPGLHIGPDVRVRIEPKAYINAGCFFDDAGEIHIGEYVHLGPGVTLVTTDHKIGAAKKRAGTPFSGTIRIEKGSWLGARSVVFSGVTIAEGCIVGAGAIVTKSTEPHGVYVGAPARRIRDLPV from the coding sequence TTGAGTAACAGGATCGGCGGCACGTTACGCAAGCTGCAGCGCAGCTATCTGATCCCCAAATCGATCCGCACGCGGATGCTGCGCATGGCAGGGATCGACATCAATGACGCGATCGTCAGCCCCGGCCTGCACATCGGCCCCGACGTGCGCGTCCGGATCGAGCCGAAGGCCTATATCAACGCGGGCTGCTTCTTCGACGATGCGGGCGAAATCCATATCGGCGAATATGTCCATCTGGGGCCGGGCGTGACGCTGGTGACGACCGACCATAAGATCGGCGCCGCGAAAAAGCGCGCAGGCACGCCTTTTTCGGGCACGATCCGAATCGAAAAGGGCAGCTGGCTCGGCGCGCGATCGGTGGTCTTTTCGGGCGTGACGATCGCGGAGGGCTGCATCGTCGGCGCAGGCGCGATCGTGACCAAGAGCACCGAGCCGCACGGCGTCTATGTCGGCGCCCCCGCCCGCCGGATCCGCGACTTGCCCGTCTAA
- a CDS encoding PQQ-dependent sugar dehydrogenase — protein sequence MSRRTRIIFIVAGVIVALLLAGGFWLSRGDQAQVALDQVTGTRPKLTEVREQTFPTIGVAKAIGWKAGEAPTAAKGLKVAAFASGLEHPRWIYVLPNGDVLVSESNSPPRDSKNGGGGITGFVMKTLMGRAGAMVPSPNRIILLRDADGDGKAEVKTTLIDGLNSPSGMALVGDTLYIANTDALVKVPFKVGETKITAKPVVVTKLPGGFNHWARNVIASADGKSLFVSVGSASNIGENGMDLEAKRAAIWQVNLETGKDRIYAYGLRNANGMALEPTTGDLWTVVNERDMLGSDMVPDYLTEVQLGGFYGWPYYFWHGVRDDRVPEPEDDMSGYVIRPDYALGPHVAALGLTFSTNAMLGDAYRSGAFIGEHGSWNRKPLSGYKVVFVPFDQGKPKGKPIDVLTGFLASDQGEARGRPVAVTIAKDGALLVTDDVGNTVWRVTAAK from the coding sequence ATGAGCCGCAGGACGCGCATCATCTTTATCGTAGCGGGCGTCATCGTCGCGCTGCTGCTCGCAGGCGGCTTCTGGCTGTCGCGGGGCGATCAGGCGCAGGTCGCGCTCGATCAGGTGACGGGCACGCGCCCGAAGCTGACCGAGGTGCGCGAGCAGACTTTCCCCACGATCGGCGTCGCCAAGGCGATCGGCTGGAAGGCGGGCGAGGCGCCGACGGCGGCGAAGGGGCTGAAGGTTGCGGCCTTCGCCAGCGGCCTCGAACATCCGCGCTGGATCTACGTCCTGCCCAATGGCGACGTCCTCGTCTCCGAAAGCAATTCGCCGCCGCGCGACAGCAAGAATGGCGGCGGCGGCATCACCGGCTTCGTGATGAAGACGTTGATGGGCCGCGCAGGCGCGATGGTGCCCAGCCCCAACCGGATCATCCTGCTGCGCGACGCCGATGGCGACGGCAAGGCGGAGGTGAAGACCACGCTGATCGACGGGCTCAATTCGCCCAGCGGCATGGCCCTGGTCGGCGACACGCTCTACATCGCGAACACCGATGCGCTGGTGAAGGTGCCGTTCAAGGTCGGCGAAACCAAGATCACCGCAAAGCCGGTGGTCGTCACCAAGCTGCCCGGCGGCTTCAACCATTGGGCGCGCAACGTGATCGCATCCGCCGACGGCAAGTCGCTGTTCGTGTCGGTCGGCTCGGCCAGCAATATCGGCGAGAACGGCATGGACCTGGAGGCCAAGCGCGCCGCGATCTGGCAGGTCAATCTGGAGACCGGCAAGGATCGCATCTACGCCTATGGCCTGCGCAACGCGAACGGCATGGCGCTGGAGCCCACGACCGGCGACCTTTGGACCGTGGTGAACGAACGCGACATGCTGGGTTCGGACATGGTGCCCGATTATCTGACCGAGGTGCAGCTGGGCGGCTTTTACGGCTGGCCCTATTATTTCTGGCACGGCGTGCGCGACGATCGCGTGCCGGAACCCGAAGACGATATGAGCGGCTATGTGATCCGCCCCGATTATGCGCTGGGGCCGCATGTCGCCGCCCTCGGCCTCACCTTCTCGACCAATGCGATGCTGGGCGACGCATACCGCTCGGGCGCGTTCATCGGCGAACATGGTTCTTGGAACCGCAAGCCGCTGTCCGGATACAAGGTGGTGTTCGTGCCGTTCGATCAAGGCAAGCCCAAGGGCAAGCCGATCGACGTCCTGACCGGCTTCCTCGCCTCCGATCAGGGCGAAGCGCGCGGCCGCCCGGTGGCGGTGACGATCGCCAAGGACGGCGCCTTGCTCGTCACCGACGATGTCGGCAATACGGTGTGGCGGGTGACCGCCGCCAAATAA
- a CDS encoding FAD-dependent oxidoreductase, with protein sequence MHIDLVSADLPPIHSDVAIIGAGAAGLTLARRFLSAGLSIVLIESGGLDYERETAALNDGANIGQEYYPLEDARLRFFGGTTAIWGGRVAKLDPIDFEKRAWVPHSGWPIGHEDIAPYYREARRALGLRDAPPVDRSPHMPGFDADNLVTPYWSFDEMFDRFSFARSRDVVDHRNATVLTHATVREIVADPAGKAIDRLDIVAPGGRRTQVHARAFVLAAGGIENPRLLLASQSVQRQGLGNGHDQVGRYFMEHPHARGGRVVDGAVWSLLAAFAKREADGETIAPMIAPSPALQAREGLLNSSLTIAPRRPAHGSQPIAMRAYNHAKHNAAPTQTGRRMWRTVKQVVGAAQRVSDPLRPWVLNRLGISDVALVVRAEQAPNPDSRVLLGSDRDATGMQRATLDWRTTALDVDSVGGLVDALGGELARLGLGRVERAAWLSDAEKAWVSDPLISVHPIGGYHHIGTTRMSADPRHGVTDGDTRVHGIANLYVAGSSLFPTSGWANPTLTIIALAMRTADHVAGVLGREQPDFCYAEAAE encoded by the coding sequence ATGCATATCGATCTTGTTTCCGCGGATCTGCCGCCGATCCATTCCGATGTCGCGATCATCGGGGCCGGGGCCGCGGGCCTCACGCTGGCGCGCCGTTTCCTGTCCGCCGGCCTGTCGATCGTCCTGATCGAAAGCGGCGGGCTGGATTATGAGCGCGAGACCGCGGCGCTCAATGACGGCGCGAATATCGGGCAGGAATATTATCCGCTTGAGGACGCCCGGCTGCGCTTCTTCGGCGGGACCACTGCGATCTGGGGCGGGCGCGTCGCCAAACTCGATCCGATCGATTTCGAAAAACGCGCCTGGGTGCCGCATTCGGGCTGGCCGATCGGGCATGAAGATATCGCGCCTTATTATCGCGAGGCGCGCCGCGCGCTGGGCCTGCGCGATGCGCCGCCCGTCGATCGATCGCCGCACATGCCGGGGTTCGATGCGGACAATCTGGTGACGCCTTACTGGTCGTTCGACGAGATGTTCGATCGCTTCTCCTTCGCGCGCAGCCGCGACGTGGTCGATCATCGCAATGCGACCGTGCTGACGCACGCGACGGTGCGCGAGATCGTCGCCGATCCGGCGGGCAAGGCGATCGATCGGCTCGACATCGTGGCGCCGGGCGGGCGGCGGACGCAGGTTCATGCGCGCGCCTTCGTGCTGGCGGCGGGCGGGATCGAAAATCCTCGGCTGCTGCTCGCATCGCAATCGGTGCAGCGACAGGGGCTGGGCAATGGCCACGATCAGGTCGGCCGCTATTTCATGGAGCATCCACATGCGCGCGGCGGGCGCGTGGTGGATGGCGCGGTCTGGTCGCTGCTCGCCGCCTTCGCCAAGCGTGAGGCGGATGGCGAGACGATCGCGCCGATGATCGCGCCGTCACCGGCCTTGCAGGCGCGCGAAGGGCTGCTCAACAGTTCGCTGACGATCGCCCCGCGCCGGCCCGCGCATGGCAGCCAGCCGATTGCGATGCGCGCTTATAACCATGCCAAGCACAATGCCGCGCCGACCCAGACGGGCCGCCGGATGTGGCGCACGGTGAAACAGGTCGTGGGCGCGGCGCAGCGGGTGAGCGATCCGCTGCGCCCCTGGGTGCTCAATAGGCTGGGGATCAGCGACGTGGCGCTGGTGGTGCGCGCCGAACAGGCGCCGAACCCCGACAGCCGCGTGCTGCTGGGTTCCGATCGCGATGCAACCGGTATGCAGCGCGCGACGCTCGACTGGCGGACGACCGCGCTCGATGTCGACAGCGTCGGCGGCCTCGTCGACGCGCTGGGCGGCGAACTGGCGCGGCTCGGCCTCGGCCGGGTCGAGCGCGCGGCGTGGCTGTCCGATGCGGAGAAGGCGTGGGTCAGCGACCCGTTGATCAGCGTCCATCCGATCGGCGGCTATCACCATATCGGCACCACGCGCATGTCCGCCGATCCGCGCCACGGCGTGACCGATGGCGACACGCGCGTCCACGGCATCGCCAACCTCTATGTCGCGGGCAGCTCGCTTTTCCCGACGTCGGGCTGGGCGAATCCGACGCTGACGATCATCGCACTGGCGATGCGCACCGCCGATCATGTCGCGGGCGTGCTGGGCCGCGAACAGCCGGACTTCTGCTATGCGGAGGCGGCGGAGTAA
- a CDS encoding anti-sigma factor family protein, with protein sequence MTDRVTDLDINAYIDGELDLQRRLAVEEHLAHDPAAAARVMADLSIRTALRLLHGESRHGGAEHAPASLVQDAERLETHLAARPSPRPRRMGWAAAALLVAGVGTASLTLNPKGAEASPPSYVADAAMAFRTGLLRVNMKSQREDEVFDRRDIAEWTRIRVPVLPDGWRVTDVQVVPSDEGPALQIMVRTDKGNVASVFAVRSAAAAPIRPVSVRHGDTSVAYWRNGDIAYALTGMEAPDALDLAAEDLADNRLE encoded by the coding sequence GTGACTGATCGCGTCACCGATCTCGACATCAACGCCTATATCGATGGCGAGCTGGACCTGCAGCGCCGGCTGGCCGTCGAGGAGCATCTGGCGCACGACCCGGCCGCTGCCGCGCGGGTGATGGCCGATCTGAGCATTCGTACCGCGCTGCGTCTTCTTCACGGCGAAAGCCGACATGGTGGAGCCGAACACGCGCCCGCCTCGCTCGTTCAGGATGCCGAGCGGCTGGAGACGCATCTGGCTGCGCGGCCGTCACCGCGGCCCCGCCGTATGGGCTGGGCCGCGGCGGCGCTGCTGGTCGCGGGTGTCGGTACCGCTTCGCTGACGCTGAACCCCAAGGGCGCCGAGGCGAGCCCCCCATCCTATGTTGCCGACGCCGCGATGGCGTTCCGCACCGGCCTGTTGCGCGTCAACATGAAGTCGCAGCGCGAGGATGAGGTGTTCGATCGGCGTGATATCGCCGAATGGACGCGAATCCGCGTTCCGGTGCTGCCCGATGGCTGGCGCGTCACCGATGTTCAGGTGGTGCCGTCCGACGAGGGGCCGGCGCTGCAGATCATGGTGCGCACCGACAAGGGCAATGTCGCATCGGTGTTCGCAGTGCGCAGCGCGGCGGCCGCGCCGATCCGGCCGGTTTCGGTCCGGCACGGCGACACCTCCGTCGCCTACTGGCGCAACGGCGACATCGCCTATGCGCTGACCGGCATGGAAGCGCCCGACGCGCTCGACCTTGCGGCCGAGGATCTCGCCGACAATCGGCTGGAGTAG
- a CDS encoding MFS transporter: MEQAAIAEADDGLPLPRRYWAIAAMCCSTALVILDAAIPVVALPTIARELHVPASSTVLTVTVYQLTLVMAMLPLSAFGDLIGLRRLYAIGLMIFTAGAATCLFVTSLPLLLVVRAVQALGAAAVLSMTSALIRSIYPSHQLGRGLGINSLINASFTALAPTVGGIIVAFASWQWVFAASAPFGILALLGVRALPDPEPKSHRFDWTSSILSAATFGLIVGGLELGAHGGGALAAASVVGAGIVIGYAFVRRELRVERPVMPVDLLASPALGVALIGAMAGFMAMMAFVVSMPFRLENGYHYSAGEVGSMMATWPLAALLIGPFASTMADRYSLRLLSALGAGTSVIGLLLLALMPADVTPWGICVRLFVTGGGIALYLSPNARAIIASAPRDRAASVGGIFQTIRLLGQAIGATVAASLLAFGLGSGPGPAYAAAFLALIAGLCGVVKIRR; this comes from the coding sequence GTGGAGCAAGCGGCCATTGCAGAGGCCGATGACGGCCTGCCGCTTCCGCGCCGCTATTGGGCGATTGCCGCGATGTGCTGCAGCACCGCGCTCGTCATCCTCGATGCGGCGATCCCGGTCGTCGCGCTGCCGACGATCGCGCGCGAACTGCATGTGCCGGCATCGTCGACCGTCCTGACCGTCACCGTCTATCAATTGACCTTGGTGATGGCGATGCTGCCGCTGTCGGCCTTCGGCGATCTGATCGGGTTACGCAGGCTCTATGCGATCGGGCTGATGATCTTCACCGCGGGCGCCGCGACCTGCCTGTTCGTCACGTCGTTGCCGCTGCTGCTCGTCGTTCGCGCGGTGCAGGCGCTGGGTGCGGCGGCGGTGCTGAGCATGACGTCGGCGCTGATCCGATCGATCTATCCGTCGCACCAGCTTGGCCGCGGCCTCGGCATCAACAGCCTGATCAACGCCAGCTTCACCGCGCTCGCGCCCACGGTCGGCGGGATCATCGTCGCCTTCGCATCGTGGCAATGGGTGTTCGCGGCCTCGGCGCCCTTCGGCATCCTCGCGCTGTTGGGCGTCCGCGCGCTGCCCGATCCCGAACCCAAGAGTCACCGTTTCGACTGGACCTCGTCGATCCTGAGCGCGGCCACCTTCGGGCTGATCGTCGGCGGGCTGGAACTGGGCGCGCATGGCGGCGGTGCGCTCGCCGCGGCCAGCGTGGTCGGGGCGGGGATCGTGATTGGCTATGCCTTCGTGCGTCGCGAATTGCGGGTGGAGCGGCCGGTGATGCCCGTCGATCTGCTCGCCTCGCCAGCCTTGGGCGTGGCCTTGATCGGCGCGATGGCGGGGTTCATGGCGATGATGGCCTTCGTCGTCTCGATGCCGTTCCGCCTCGAAAACGGCTATCATTACAGCGCGGGGGAGGTGGGCAGCATGATGGCCACCTGGCCGCTTGCCGCGCTCCTGATCGGCCCGTTCGCCAGCACGATGGCCGATCGCTACTCGCTGCGTCTGTTGAGCGCGCTGGGGGCGGGGACATCGGTTATCGGCCTGCTGCTGCTCGCGTTGATGCCGGCGGACGTGACCCCGTGGGGCATCTGCGTGCGGCTGTTCGTCACCGGCGGCGGCATCGCCTTGTACCTGTCGCCCAACGCCCGCGCGATCATCGCATCTGCCCCGCGCGACCGCGCGGCCTCGGTCGGCGGAATATTCCAGACGATCCGGCTGCTCGGTCAGGCGATCGGTGCGACCGTCGCCGCCTCGCTCCTCGCCTTCGGCCTCGGATCGGGACCGGGGCCAGCCTATGCGGCGGCCTTTCTCGCGCTGATCGCGGGGCTGTGCGGCGTTGTGAAGATCAGGCGTTAG